In the Acomys russatus chromosome 13, mAcoRus1.1, whole genome shotgun sequence genome, one interval contains:
- the LOC127197712 gene encoding taste receptor type 2 member 105-like: protein MLSIAEAILLSVATVEAGLGFLGNTFIVLVNCMAWNKTKKFCKIGFLLTGLATSRIFIIWILTLDAYTKLFYPRMRMSANLTEMITYIWVTVNHLTVWFATSLSIFYFLKIAHFSHYVFLWLKRRADKVFVFLMGCLLISWLVSFSLVGKVMKGNKVEHRNRTWETDWEKHEFTINCVLFNIGVISLFMMALTACFLLIVSLWRHVRQMQSNVSEFRDLNTEAHMKAMKVLVSFIILFIVYFIGISIEIICAFNPENKLLFIFGLTTASIYPCCHSFILILTNSQLKKACIRVFQGLKFFENGKNLTAK, encoded by the coding sequence ATGCTGAGTATAGCAGAAGCCATCCTCCTTTCTGTTGCAACTGTTGAGGCCGGGCTGGGATTCTTAGGGAACACGTTTATTGTACTTGTTAACTGCATGGCCTGGAACAAAACCAAGAAATTCTGTAAGATTGGCTTTCTTCTCACTGGCTTGGCAACTTCCAGAATTTTTATCATATGGATACTAACTTTAGATGCATATACAAAGCTATTCTATCCAAGAATGCGTATGTCTGCCAATCTAACTGAAATGATCACTTATATATGGGTGACTGTGAATCACCTGACTGTCTGGTTTGCCACGAGCCTTAGCATCTTCTATTTCTTGAAAATAGCACATTTTTCCCACTATGTATTTCTCTGGTTGAAGAGGAGAGCTGATAAAGTTTTTGTCTTTCTAATGGGGTGCTTGCTAATTTCATGGCTAGTCTCCTTCTCACTTGTTGGGAAGGTGATGAAGGGTAATAAAGTGGAGCATAGAAACAGGACCTGGGAGACCGACTGGGAGAAACACGAATTCACTATAAACTGTGTTTTATTCAACATTGGAGTAATTTCTCTCTTTATGATGGCCTTAACTGCATGTTTCTTGTTAATTGTTTCACTTTGGAGACACGTCAGGCAGATGCAGTCTAATGTCTCAGAATTCAGAGACCTCAACACAGAAGCTCATATGAAAGCcatgaaagttttggtttcttttatcaTCCTTTTCATCGTGTATTTCATAGGTATTTCTATAGAAATTATCTGTGCATTTAACCCAGAAAACaaactgttatttatttttggtttgacAACTGCATCAATATACCCTTGCTGTCACTCATTTATTCTAATTCTAACAAACAGTCAGCTGAAGAAGGCCTGTATTAGGGTATTTCAGGGATTAAAGTTCTTTGAGAATGGAAAAAATCTCACAGCCAAGTGA